Proteins encoded together in one Rhodospirillaceae bacterium window:
- the soxZ gene encoding thiosulfate oxidation carrier complex protein SoxZ, with product MAKRNIKPRVRVPKKVKKGDVFEVKTLVTHPMETGMRVEKKTGQKIPREIINKFVATYNGKEIMKAIWHPAMSANPYSAFYVVALESGPMTFTWFDDNEETYTKEVMLNVVG from the coding sequence ATGGCAAAAAGAAACATTAAACCCCGTGTTCGGGTTCCCAAAAAAGTCAAAAAGGGAGATGTGTTCGAGGTCAAAACCCTTGTCACCCATCCCATGGAAACTGGCATGAGAGTCGAGAAGAAAACCGGCCAGAAAATTCCTCGTGAAATCATTAATAAATTTGTCGCCACCTACAATGGCAAAGAGATCATGAAAGCGATCTGGCACCCGGCAATGTCGGCTAATCCATATTCAGCCTTTTATGTGGTAGCCCTGGAAAGCGGCCCCATGACATTCACCTGGTTCGACGACAATGAGGAAACCTACACGAAAGAGGTCATGCTCAACGTTGTGGGCTAG